The following proteins are encoded in a genomic region of Syngnathoides biaculeatus isolate LvHL_M chromosome 15, ASM1980259v1, whole genome shotgun sequence:
- the ppie gene encoding peptidyl-prolyl cis-trans isomerase E isoform X3 yields MRQKNTEASHLLSLSWQSSIIQLMQQLVNACTYSHKKRFIVSHFVHVSQDAAAAIDNMNESELFGRTVRVNIAKPMRIKEGSSRPVWSDDDWLKKFSGKTLEEAEVEAAGETGNTAAQEAEPPAKKGRINPQVYMEIKIGNKPAGRLRFLLRADIVPMTAENFRCLCTHEKGFGYKGSSFHRIIPQFMCQGGDFTNHNGTGGKSIYGRKFDDENFVLKHTAPGQLSMANSGTNTNGSQFFITTDKTDWLDGKHVVFGELLEGMDVLREMEAQGTKDGKTKQKVIISDCGECV; encoded by the exons ATGAGACAG aaaaacacAGAGGCTTCGCATTTGTTGAGTTTGAGTTGGCAGAG TTCCATAATTCAACTAATGCAACAGTTGGTGAATGCTTGCACTTACAGTCACAAGAAGCGTTTTATTGTGTCCCACTTTGTTCACGTTTCACAGGATGCTGCAGCAGCTATTGATAACATG AATGAATCTGAGCTTTTCGGTCGGACAGTCCGTGTCAATATCGCCAAGCCGATGAGAATCAAAGAGGGATCCTCTCGACCAG TGTGGTCGGATGATGACTGGTTGAAGAAGTTCTCAGGAAAGACTTTAGAAGAAGCTGAGGTGGAAGCGGCGGGAGAAACCGGCAATACTGCTGCACAAGAG GCTGAGCCCCCTGCTAAAAAGGGCAGGATTAATCCACAGGTCTACATGGAAATCAAGATCGGCAACAAGCCTGCAGGGAGGCTTCGCTTCCTCCTTCGGGCTGACATTGTTCCCATGACAGCAG aAAATTTTCGCTGTCTGTGCACCCACGAAAAAGGGTTTGGCTACAAAGGGAGCAGCTTTCACCGCATCATTCCCCAGTTCATGTGCCAAGGAGGCGACTTCACCAACCACAACGGCACTGGTGGCAAGTCCATATATGGCCGGAAATTCGACGACGAAAACTTTGTCCTCAAACACACTGCTCCAG GACAGCTCTCCATGGCCAATTCTGGGACCAACACGAACGGCTCTCAGTTCTTCATCACCACTGACAAAACAGACTGGCTGGATGGAAAACATGTGGTCTTCGGAGAGTTGCTGGAGGGGATGGATGTGCTTCGTGAAATGGAG GCGCAGGGGACCAAAGATGGCAAGACAAAGCAGAAAGTGATCATCTCAGACTGTGGAGAGTGTGTGTAA
- the ppie gene encoding peptidyl-prolyl cis-trans isomerase E isoform X1 produces MSATLFNNETFLTINTIKYRRFAAPLILGGLAEEVDEKVLHAAFIPFGDITDIQIPLDYETEKHRGFAFVEFELAEDAAAAIDNMNESELFGRTVRVNIAKPMRIKEGSSRPVWSDDDWLKKFSGKTLEEAEVEAAGETGNTAAQEAEPPAKKGRINPQVYMEIKIGNKPAGRLRFLLRADIVPMTAENFRCLCTHEKGFGYKGSSFHRIIPQFMCQGGDFTNHNGTGGKSIYGRKFDDENFVLKHTAPGQLSMANSGTNTNGSQFFITTDKTDWLDGKHVVFGELLEGMDVLREMEAQGTKDGKTKQKVIISDCGECV; encoded by the exons ATGTCTGCAACGTTATTtaataatgaaacatttttgacgATAAATACTATAAAATATAG ACGTTTTGCTGCGCCTTTGATTTTAGGTGGGCTAGCAGAGGAAGTGGATGAGAAAGTTTTACATGCTGCTTTTATCCCTTTCGGAGACATCACAGATATCCAAATACCATTAGACTATGAGACAG aaaaacacAGAGGCTTCGCATTTGTTGAGTTTGAGTTGGCAGAG GATGCTGCAGCAGCTATTGATAACATG AATGAATCTGAGCTTTTCGGTCGGACAGTCCGTGTCAATATCGCCAAGCCGATGAGAATCAAAGAGGGATCCTCTCGACCAG TGTGGTCGGATGATGACTGGTTGAAGAAGTTCTCAGGAAAGACTTTAGAAGAAGCTGAGGTGGAAGCGGCGGGAGAAACCGGCAATACTGCTGCACAAGAG GCTGAGCCCCCTGCTAAAAAGGGCAGGATTAATCCACAGGTCTACATGGAAATCAAGATCGGCAACAAGCCTGCAGGGAGGCTTCGCTTCCTCCTTCGGGCTGACATTGTTCCCATGACAGCAG aAAATTTTCGCTGTCTGTGCACCCACGAAAAAGGGTTTGGCTACAAAGGGAGCAGCTTTCACCGCATCATTCCCCAGTTCATGTGCCAAGGAGGCGACTTCACCAACCACAACGGCACTGGTGGCAAGTCCATATATGGCCGGAAATTCGACGACGAAAACTTTGTCCTCAAACACACTGCTCCAG GACAGCTCTCCATGGCCAATTCTGGGACCAACACGAACGGCTCTCAGTTCTTCATCACCACTGACAAAACAGACTGGCTGGATGGAAAACATGTGGTCTTCGGAGAGTTGCTGGAGGGGATGGATGTGCTTCGTGAAATGGAG GCGCAGGGGACCAAAGATGGCAAGACAAAGCAGAAAGTGATCATCTCAGACTGTGGAGAGTGTGTGTAA
- the gjb3 gene encoding gap junction protein beta 3, protein MDWKTFQALLSGVNKYSTAFGRIWLSVVFVFRVMVYVVAAERVWSDEQKDFDCNTKQPGCSNVCYDHYFPISHIRLWALQLIFITCPSFMVVMHVAYRDDRERKHKAKHGESTKLYHNTGKKHGGLWWTYLVSLFVKTGIEVAFLYILHHVYDSFYLPRLVKCEVSPCPNVVDCYIGHPTEKKVFTYFMVGASALCIVLNVCEIIYLISKRIVRILNKAKRRKLNLPVAQDDYMDDLFNNCVVQPPTKVDLKDKPPSFNSANKPEYKFSALKLEDKIRASAPNLSTPC, encoded by the coding sequence ATGGACTGGAAGACGTTCCAAGCCCTCCTGAGCGGGGTGAACAAATATTCCACAGCCTTTGGGCGGATCTGGCTGTCTGTGGTGTTCGTGTTCAGAGTGATGGTGTACGTGGTGGCGGCCGAGCGGGTTTGGAGCGATGAGCAGAAGGACTTTGACTGCAACACCAAGCAGCCGGGATGCTCCAACGTGTGCTACGACCACTACTTCCCCATCTCCCACATTCGCCTGTGGGCGCTGCAGCTGATCTTCATCACCTGCCCGTCCTTCATGGTGGTCATGCACGTGGCCTACCGGGATGACCGCGAGCGCAAGCACAAAGCCAAGCACGGCGAGAGCACCAAGCTGTACCACAACACGGGCAAAAAGCACGGCGGCCTGTGGTGGACCTACCTGGTCAGCCTCTTTGTCAAGACCGGCATCGAGGTGGCCTTCCTCTACATCCTCCACCACGTCTATGACAGCTTCTACCTCCCCAGGCTGGTCAAGTGCGAGGTGTCGCCTTGTCCCAACGTCGTGGACTGCTACATCGGCCATCCCACAGAGAAGAAAGTCTTCACCTACTTCATGGTGGGCGCTTCTGCGCTCTGCATCGTCCTCAACGTCTGCGAGATTATTTACCTCATCTCCAAGCGAATCGTGAGAATTCTCAACAAGGCGAAGAGACGCAAACTGAACCTCCCCGTGGCCCAGGACGACTACATGGACGACCTCTTTAACAACTGCGTCGTCCAGCCTCCGACCAAAGTGGACTTGAAGGATAAGCCTCCGTCCTTCAATTCTGCAAATAAACCAGAGTACAAATTTTCTGCACTGAAGCTTGAAGACAAGATTCGGGCCTCTGCCCCAAATCTGTCCACTCCTTGCTGA
- the gjb10 gene encoding gap junction protein beta 10, with amino-acid sequence MNWGFLQGLLSGVNKYSTAFGRVWLSIVFVFRVLVFVVAAEKVWGDEQKDFKCNTLQPGCHNVCYDHFFPVSHVRLWALQLIFVTCPSFLVVMHVAYREDRERKNRLKYGENCRRLYQNTGKKRGGLWWTYVLTLVFKVSVDATFVYLLYHIYEGYDFPLLIKCEQKPCPNTVDCFISRPTEKKIFTIFMVVTSLACILLSLLEIFYLVGKRCRELFTAVHYSHHIMTTSGSNLMESNNLKMSQKNTLETPAPAYSVAIS; translated from the coding sequence ATGAACTGGGGTTTCCTCCAAGGCCTCCTGAGCGGGGTGAACAAGTACTCGACGGCCTTTGGGCGCGTGTGGCTGTCCATCGTGTTCGTCTTCAGGGTGCTGGTGTTCGTGGTGGCGGCCGAGAAGGTTTGGGGTGACGAGCAGAAGGACTTCAAATGCAACACACTCCAGCCGGGCTGCCACAACGTCTGCTACGACCACTTCTTCCCCGTGTCCCACGTGAGGCTGTGGGCCCTCCAGCTCATCTTCGTCACGTGCCCCTCGTTCTTGGTGGTGATGCACGTGGCCTACCGGGAGGACCGCGAGCGCAAGAACCGCCTCAAGTACGGCGAGAACTGCCGCCGCCTCTACCAGAACACGGGCAAGAAGCGCGGAGGCCTGTGGTGGACCTACGTCCTGACTCTGGTCTTCAAAGTCAGCGTGGACGCCACCTTCGTCTACCTCCTTTACCATATCTACGAGGGCTACGACTTCCCTTTATTGATCAAGTGCGAGCAGAAGCCGTGCCCCAACACGGTGGACTGCTTCATCTCGCGGCCCACcgagaaaaaaatcttcaccATCTTCATGGTGGTCACGAGCCTGGCCTGCATCCTCCTGTCGCTTCTGGAGATCTTTTACCTGGTGGGCAAGCGCTGCCGCGAGCTCTTCACGGCCGTCCATTACTCTCACCACATTATGACCACCAGCGGCAGCAACTTGATGGAGTCAAACAACCTGAAGATGTCTCAAAAGAACACGCTGGAAACCCCGGCCCCTGCCTACAGCGTGGCTATATCATGA
- the ppie gene encoding peptidyl-prolyl cis-trans isomerase E isoform X2, giving the protein MAASKRVLYVGGLAEEVDEKVLHAAFIPFGDITDIQIPLDYETEKHRGFAFVEFELAEDAAAAIDNMNESELFGRTVRVNIAKPMRIKEGSSRPVWSDDDWLKKFSGKTLEEAEVEAAGETGNTAAQEAEPPAKKGRINPQVYMEIKIGNKPAGRLRFLLRADIVPMTAENFRCLCTHEKGFGYKGSSFHRIIPQFMCQGGDFTNHNGTGGKSIYGRKFDDENFVLKHTAPGQLSMANSGTNTNGSQFFITTDKTDWLDGKHVVFGELLEGMDVLREMEAQGTKDGKTKQKVIISDCGECV; this is encoded by the exons ATGGCGGCAAGCAAAAGAGTGTTGTATGTTG GTGGGCTAGCAGAGGAAGTGGATGAGAAAGTTTTACATGCTGCTTTTATCCCTTTCGGAGACATCACAGATATCCAAATACCATTAGACTATGAGACAG aaaaacacAGAGGCTTCGCATTTGTTGAGTTTGAGTTGGCAGAG GATGCTGCAGCAGCTATTGATAACATG AATGAATCTGAGCTTTTCGGTCGGACAGTCCGTGTCAATATCGCCAAGCCGATGAGAATCAAAGAGGGATCCTCTCGACCAG TGTGGTCGGATGATGACTGGTTGAAGAAGTTCTCAGGAAAGACTTTAGAAGAAGCTGAGGTGGAAGCGGCGGGAGAAACCGGCAATACTGCTGCACAAGAG GCTGAGCCCCCTGCTAAAAAGGGCAGGATTAATCCACAGGTCTACATGGAAATCAAGATCGGCAACAAGCCTGCAGGGAGGCTTCGCTTCCTCCTTCGGGCTGACATTGTTCCCATGACAGCAG aAAATTTTCGCTGTCTGTGCACCCACGAAAAAGGGTTTGGCTACAAAGGGAGCAGCTTTCACCGCATCATTCCCCAGTTCATGTGCCAAGGAGGCGACTTCACCAACCACAACGGCACTGGTGGCAAGTCCATATATGGCCGGAAATTCGACGACGAAAACTTTGTCCTCAAACACACTGCTCCAG GACAGCTCTCCATGGCCAATTCTGGGACCAACACGAACGGCTCTCAGTTCTTCATCACCACTGACAAAACAGACTGGCTGGATGGAAAACATGTGGTCTTCGGAGAGTTGCTGGAGGGGATGGATGTGCTTCGTGAAATGGAG GCGCAGGGGACCAAAGATGGCAAGACAAAGCAGAAAGTGATCATCTCAGACTGTGGAGAGTGTGTGTAA
- the hmgcl gene encoding hydroxymethylglutaryl-CoA lyase, mitochondrial isoform X2 — protein sequence MAAVCRLVNKSAAMRRQYLSFSSAAKVGMRAVQTLPERVKIVEVGPRDGLQNEKSIVPTETKIHLIDMLSESGLSVVEATSFVSPKWVPQMADQVEVMKGICRKPGVSYPVLTPNLKGFQAAVKAGASEVAIFGAASELFSKKNINCSVDESLQRFDEVVKAAKEVGVPVRGYVSCVLGCPYEGKIQPEKVAHVAKRLYSMGCYEISLGDTTGVGTPGSMQEMLTAVSREVPLKALAVHCHDTYGQALANILVALQMGVSVVDSSVAGLGGCPYAQGASGNVATEDVVYMLHGLGIQTGVDLTKLMDAGAFICRSLNKKTGSKVAQAACKL from the exons GTTGGCATGAGAGCAGTTCAAACCCTCCCAGAGAGGGTCAAAATAGTGGAGGTGGGACCAAGAGATGGCCTTCAGAATGAAAAG AGTATCGTTCCAACAGAAACCAAAATCCATTTGATCGACATGTTGTCAGAGTCGGGTCTGTCAGTAGTCGAAGCCACCAGCTTTGTATCGCCCAAGTGGGTTCCACAA ATGGCAGACCAGGTGGAGGTGATGAAGGGGATCTGTAGGAAACCTGGGGTGTCTTACCCGGTCCTCACCCCTAACCTGAAGGGCTTCCAGGCTGCT GTGAAGGCCGGAGCCTCCGAGGTGGCCATATTTGGCGCTGCGTCCGAACTGTTCAGTAAAAAGAATATAAACTGCTCAGTGGACGAAAGTTTACAGCGCTTTGACGAGGTTGTGAAAGCGGCGAAAGAAGTCGGCGTGCCAGTAAGAGG CTATGTGTCTTGTGTTCTTGGCTGCCCATACGAAGGCAAGATTCAGCCAGAAAAAGTTGCACAC GTAGCAAAGCGTCTGTACTCCATGGGCTGCTACGAGATTTCCCTCGGAGACACTACTGGGGTGGGCACACCAGGCAGCATGCAGGAAATGCTGACAGCGGTGAGCCGCGAGGTGCCACTCAAGGCCCTGGCGGTGCACTGTCACGATACGTACGGGCAGGCCCTTGCGAATATCCTTGTAGCTTTGCAG ATGGGAGTGAGTGTGGTGGACTCTTCCGTTGCCGGGCTGGGTGGTTGCCCTTACGCACAAGGTGCCTCTGGGAATGTTGCGACAGAAGATGTTGTCTACATGCTTCATGGACTCGGCATCCAAACT GGAGTGGACCTCACCAAACTGATGGATGCAGGAGCGTTCATCTGTCGAAGTCTCAACAAGAAAACAGGTTCTAAAGTGGCTCAGGCGGCCTGCAAACTGTAG
- the hmgcl gene encoding hydroxymethylglutaryl-CoA lyase, mitochondrial isoform X1, translated as MAAVCRLVNKSAAMRRQYLSFSSAAKVGMRAVQTLPERVKIVEVGPRDGLQNEKSIVPTETKIHLIDMLSESGLSVVEATSFVSPKWVPQMADQVEVMKGICRKPGVSYPVLTPNLKGFQAAVKAGASEVAIFGAASELFSKKNINCSVDESLQRFDEVVKAAKEVGVPVRGYVSCVLGCPYEGKIQPEKVAHVAKRLYSMGCYEISLGDTTGVGTPGSMQEMLTAVSREVPLKALAVHCHDTYGQALANILVALQDGFTLHTFPKDPVRHEKWIAQVLRTRASWVPNDTEMGVSVVDSSVAGLGGCPYAQGASGNVATEDVVYMLHGLGIQTGVDLTKLMDAGAFICRSLNKKTGSKVAQAACKL; from the exons GTTGGCATGAGAGCAGTTCAAACCCTCCCAGAGAGGGTCAAAATAGTGGAGGTGGGACCAAGAGATGGCCTTCAGAATGAAAAG AGTATCGTTCCAACAGAAACCAAAATCCATTTGATCGACATGTTGTCAGAGTCGGGTCTGTCAGTAGTCGAAGCCACCAGCTTTGTATCGCCCAAGTGGGTTCCACAA ATGGCAGACCAGGTGGAGGTGATGAAGGGGATCTGTAGGAAACCTGGGGTGTCTTACCCGGTCCTCACCCCTAACCTGAAGGGCTTCCAGGCTGCT GTGAAGGCCGGAGCCTCCGAGGTGGCCATATTTGGCGCTGCGTCCGAACTGTTCAGTAAAAAGAATATAAACTGCTCAGTGGACGAAAGTTTACAGCGCTTTGACGAGGTTGTGAAAGCGGCGAAAGAAGTCGGCGTGCCAGTAAGAGG CTATGTGTCTTGTGTTCTTGGCTGCCCATACGAAGGCAAGATTCAGCCAGAAAAAGTTGCACAC GTAGCAAAGCGTCTGTACTCCATGGGCTGCTACGAGATTTCCCTCGGAGACACTACTGGGGTGGGCACACCAGGCAGCATGCAGGAAATGCTGACAGCGGTGAGCCGCGAGGTGCCACTCAAGGCCCTGGCGGTGCACTGTCACGATACGTACGGGCAGGCCCTTGCGAATATCCTTGTAGCTTTGCAG gatggattcactcttcacacattcccgaaagacccagttcgtcatgaaaaatggattgcacaggtgctaaggacgagagcttcgtgggttccaaatgacacggAG ATGGGAGTGAGTGTGGTGGACTCTTCCGTTGCCGGGCTGGGTGGTTGCCCTTACGCACAAGGTGCCTCTGGGAATGTTGCGACAGAAGATGTTGTCTACATGCTTCATGGACTCGGCATCCAAACT GGAGTGGACCTCACCAAACTGATGGATGCAGGAGCGTTCATCTGTCGAAGTCTCAACAAGAAAACAGGTTCTAAAGTGGCTCAGGCGGCCTGCAAACTGTAG